Proteins found in one Scomber scombrus chromosome 15, fScoSco1.1, whole genome shotgun sequence genomic segment:
- the LOC133995779 gene encoding bromodomain-containing protein 3-like isoform X1: MSADKEPDARHLMNPPPPEVSNPNKLGRRTNQLQYMQNVVIRSLWRHHFAWPFYHPVDAVTLGLPDYHKIITSPMDLGTIKKRLENNYYWSASECMQDFNTMFSNCYIYNKPTDDIVLMALALEKIFLQKVAQMPQEEVELLPQTAKGKGKKTSISDGQDGGVTCPSATTVTSQQSHSYTPSSSSSTPKQSSQTATKKKGFKRKEDTPADLSSAIVISLSDSSESKRRREATGRSVNPCRSNFDEKESPPRENEQDGLSQQLKYCSDILKEMMSKKHAAYAWPFYQPVDTEALQLHDYHNIIKYPMDLSTVKKKMDGMEYQDAQGFAADVRLIFSNCYKYNPPHHDVVTKARRLQGVFEKRFAKMPDEPVELISPASATSANSSGFSGNSFDKSDSAEDRATRLAELQEQLKTVHGQLAALSEAPVIKPKKKKEKDKKEDRQQYKDSTHSKCALNSSSRQSWKGDLDGECLPMTYDEKHQLSLDINRLPGMKLGRVVHIIQTREPSVCDTNQDEIEIDFEKLRPSTLRELERYVKLCLYKTFKKFQKKSSQDASHHINSSASSDSVISSSTDSSSENSDS; encoded by the exons ATGTCAGCAGACAAGGAACCGGATGCTCGGCATCTCATGAATCCTCCACCTCCCGAGGTTTCTAATCCCAACAAGCTGGGTCGGAGGACCAACCAGCTGCAGTACATGCAGAATGTGGTGATCAGATCCCTGTGGCGACATCACTTCGCCTGGCCTTTTTACCATCCCGTTGATGCAGTCACTCTTGGACTACCG GattatcataaaataataacatcTCCCATGGACCTGGGAACCATCAAGAAAAGACTGGAAAACAACTACTACTGGAGTGCCAGTGAATGTATGCAAGACTTCAACACCATGTTCAGCAACTGCTACATATACAACAAG CCTACAGATGACATAGTGCTGATGGCCCTCGCCTTGGAAAAGATCTTCTTGCAAAAAGTTGCCCAGATGCCTCAGGAGGAAGTGGAGCTTTTACCTCAAACAGCCAAAGGGAAGGGCAAAAAGACGAGCATTTCAG ATGGGCAGGATGGGGGTGTGACATGTCCTTCAGCTACAACTGTCACATCTCAGCAAAGCCACAGCTACACACCCTCCAGCTCATCCTCAACTCCCAAACAGTCATCACAGACCGCCACGAAA AAGAAAGGGTTCAAGAGGAAGGAAGACACTCCGGCTGACTTGTCCTCAGCGATCGTAATCAGTTTGAGTGATTCATCAGAAAGCAAGAGGAGACGTGAAGCCACAGGCCGATCCGTCAATCCTTGTAGGAGCAACTTTGACGAAAAGGAGTCGCCGCCACGAGAAAACGAACAGGACGGACTGAGCCAACAGCTCAAATACTGCAGCGATATCCTGAAGGAAATGATGTCGAAGAAACACGCTGCCTACGCCTGGCCTTTCTACCAGCCCGTCGACACTGAAGCTCTGCAGCTACACGACTACCACAACATCATCAAATACCCCATGGATCTCAGCACTGTTAAA aaaaaaatggatgGAATGGAGTACCAGGATGCACAGGGATTCGCTGCGGATGTGAGGTTAATTTTTTCAAACTGCTACAAATACAACCCTCCGCATCACGATGTGGTCACCAAGGCCAGGAGACTTCAG GGCGTGTTCGAGAAGAGGTTCGCGAAGATGCCAGACGAGCCCGTCGAGTTGATTTCGCCGGCGAGCGCCACATCTGCTAACAGTTCAGGTTTTAGCGGAAACAGCTTTGACAAATCCGACTCGGCGGAGGATCGTGCCACCCGACTCGCTGAGTTGCAAGAACAG CTTAAAACGGTTCACGGACAGCTGGCCGCACTCTCTGAAGCCCCTGTGATtaaaccaaagaagaagaaagagaaggacaaGAAAGAGGACCGCCAGCAATATAAAGACAGTACACATTCCAAATGTGCCTTAAATTCCAGCTCCAG GCAGTCATGGAAAGGCGATTTAGATGGCGAATGTCTGCCAATGACGTACGACGAGAAGCACCAATTGAGCCTTGACATTAACCGCTTGCCCGGCATGAAGCTGGGTCGCGTGGTGCACATCATTCAGACCCGAGAGCCTTCGGTATGCGACACCAACCAAGATGAAATCGAGATTGACTTTGAGAAACTGAGGCCGTCCACTCTGCGTGAGCTGGAGCGATACGTCAAGTTGTGTCTGTACAAGACATTTAAGAAATTTCAAA AGAAAAGCAGTCAAGATGCATCACATCATATCAACAGCAGCGCTTCCTCAGATTCTGTCATCAGCAGCTCCACTGACTCCAGTTCAGAAAACAGTGACTCGTAA
- the LOC133995779 gene encoding bromodomain-containing protein 3-like isoform X2 — protein sequence MSADKEPDARHLMNPPPPEVSNPNKLGRRTNQLQYMQNVVIRSLWRHHFAWPFYHPVDAVTLGLPDYHKIITSPMDLGTIKKRLENNYYWSASECMQDFNTMFSNCYIYNKPTDDIVLMALALEKIFLQKVAQMPQEEVELLPQTAKGKGKKTSISDGQDGGVTCPSATTVTSQQSHSYTPSSSSSTPKQSSQTATKKGFKRKEDTPADLSSAIVISLSDSSESKRRREATGRSVNPCRSNFDEKESPPRENEQDGLSQQLKYCSDILKEMMSKKHAAYAWPFYQPVDTEALQLHDYHNIIKYPMDLSTVKKKMDGMEYQDAQGFAADVRLIFSNCYKYNPPHHDVVTKARRLQGVFEKRFAKMPDEPVELISPASATSANSSGFSGNSFDKSDSAEDRATRLAELQEQLKTVHGQLAALSEAPVIKPKKKKEKDKKEDRQQYKDSTHSKCALNSSSRQSWKGDLDGECLPMTYDEKHQLSLDINRLPGMKLGRVVHIIQTREPSVCDTNQDEIEIDFEKLRPSTLRELERYVKLCLYKTFKKFQKKSSQDASHHINSSASSDSVISSSTDSSSENSDS from the exons ATGTCAGCAGACAAGGAACCGGATGCTCGGCATCTCATGAATCCTCCACCTCCCGAGGTTTCTAATCCCAACAAGCTGGGTCGGAGGACCAACCAGCTGCAGTACATGCAGAATGTGGTGATCAGATCCCTGTGGCGACATCACTTCGCCTGGCCTTTTTACCATCCCGTTGATGCAGTCACTCTTGGACTACCG GattatcataaaataataacatcTCCCATGGACCTGGGAACCATCAAGAAAAGACTGGAAAACAACTACTACTGGAGTGCCAGTGAATGTATGCAAGACTTCAACACCATGTTCAGCAACTGCTACATATACAACAAG CCTACAGATGACATAGTGCTGATGGCCCTCGCCTTGGAAAAGATCTTCTTGCAAAAAGTTGCCCAGATGCCTCAGGAGGAAGTGGAGCTTTTACCTCAAACAGCCAAAGGGAAGGGCAAAAAGACGAGCATTTCAG ATGGGCAGGATGGGGGTGTGACATGTCCTTCAGCTACAACTGTCACATCTCAGCAAAGCCACAGCTACACACCCTCCAGCTCATCCTCAACTCCCAAACAGTCATCACAGACCGCCACGAAA AAAGGGTTCAAGAGGAAGGAAGACACTCCGGCTGACTTGTCCTCAGCGATCGTAATCAGTTTGAGTGATTCATCAGAAAGCAAGAGGAGACGTGAAGCCACAGGCCGATCCGTCAATCCTTGTAGGAGCAACTTTGACGAAAAGGAGTCGCCGCCACGAGAAAACGAACAGGACGGACTGAGCCAACAGCTCAAATACTGCAGCGATATCCTGAAGGAAATGATGTCGAAGAAACACGCTGCCTACGCCTGGCCTTTCTACCAGCCCGTCGACACTGAAGCTCTGCAGCTACACGACTACCACAACATCATCAAATACCCCATGGATCTCAGCACTGTTAAA aaaaaaatggatgGAATGGAGTACCAGGATGCACAGGGATTCGCTGCGGATGTGAGGTTAATTTTTTCAAACTGCTACAAATACAACCCTCCGCATCACGATGTGGTCACCAAGGCCAGGAGACTTCAG GGCGTGTTCGAGAAGAGGTTCGCGAAGATGCCAGACGAGCCCGTCGAGTTGATTTCGCCGGCGAGCGCCACATCTGCTAACAGTTCAGGTTTTAGCGGAAACAGCTTTGACAAATCCGACTCGGCGGAGGATCGTGCCACCCGACTCGCTGAGTTGCAAGAACAG CTTAAAACGGTTCACGGACAGCTGGCCGCACTCTCTGAAGCCCCTGTGATtaaaccaaagaagaagaaagagaaggacaaGAAAGAGGACCGCCAGCAATATAAAGACAGTACACATTCCAAATGTGCCTTAAATTCCAGCTCCAG GCAGTCATGGAAAGGCGATTTAGATGGCGAATGTCTGCCAATGACGTACGACGAGAAGCACCAATTGAGCCTTGACATTAACCGCTTGCCCGGCATGAAGCTGGGTCGCGTGGTGCACATCATTCAGACCCGAGAGCCTTCGGTATGCGACACCAACCAAGATGAAATCGAGATTGACTTTGAGAAACTGAGGCCGTCCACTCTGCGTGAGCTGGAGCGATACGTCAAGTTGTGTCTGTACAAGACATTTAAGAAATTTCAAA AGAAAAGCAGTCAAGATGCATCACATCATATCAACAGCAGCGCTTCCTCAGATTCTGTCATCAGCAGCTCCACTGACTCCAGTTCAGAAAACAGTGACTCGTAA
- the LOC133995779 gene encoding bromodomain-containing protein 3-like isoform X3, whose protein sequence is MDLGTIKKRLENNYYWSASECMQDFNTMFSNCYIYNKPTDDIVLMALALEKIFLQKVAQMPQEEVELLPQTAKGKGKKTSISDGQDGGVTCPSATTVTSQQSHSYTPSSSSSTPKQSSQTATKKKGFKRKEDTPADLSSAIVISLSDSSESKRRREATGRSVNPCRSNFDEKESPPRENEQDGLSQQLKYCSDILKEMMSKKHAAYAWPFYQPVDTEALQLHDYHNIIKYPMDLSTVKKKMDGMEYQDAQGFAADVRLIFSNCYKYNPPHHDVVTKARRLQGVFEKRFAKMPDEPVELISPASATSANSSGFSGNSFDKSDSAEDRATRLAELQEQLKTVHGQLAALSEAPVIKPKKKKEKDKKEDRQQYKDSTHSKCALNSSSRQSWKGDLDGECLPMTYDEKHQLSLDINRLPGMKLGRVVHIIQTREPSVCDTNQDEIEIDFEKLRPSTLRELERYVKLCLYKTFKKFQKKSSQDASHHINSSASSDSVISSSTDSSSENSDS, encoded by the exons ATGGACCTGGGAACCATCAAGAAAAGACTGGAAAACAACTACTACTGGAGTGCCAGTGAATGTATGCAAGACTTCAACACCATGTTCAGCAACTGCTACATATACAACAAG CCTACAGATGACATAGTGCTGATGGCCCTCGCCTTGGAAAAGATCTTCTTGCAAAAAGTTGCCCAGATGCCTCAGGAGGAAGTGGAGCTTTTACCTCAAACAGCCAAAGGGAAGGGCAAAAAGACGAGCATTTCAG ATGGGCAGGATGGGGGTGTGACATGTCCTTCAGCTACAACTGTCACATCTCAGCAAAGCCACAGCTACACACCCTCCAGCTCATCCTCAACTCCCAAACAGTCATCACAGACCGCCACGAAA AAGAAAGGGTTCAAGAGGAAGGAAGACACTCCGGCTGACTTGTCCTCAGCGATCGTAATCAGTTTGAGTGATTCATCAGAAAGCAAGAGGAGACGTGAAGCCACAGGCCGATCCGTCAATCCTTGTAGGAGCAACTTTGACGAAAAGGAGTCGCCGCCACGAGAAAACGAACAGGACGGACTGAGCCAACAGCTCAAATACTGCAGCGATATCCTGAAGGAAATGATGTCGAAGAAACACGCTGCCTACGCCTGGCCTTTCTACCAGCCCGTCGACACTGAAGCTCTGCAGCTACACGACTACCACAACATCATCAAATACCCCATGGATCTCAGCACTGTTAAA aaaaaaatggatgGAATGGAGTACCAGGATGCACAGGGATTCGCTGCGGATGTGAGGTTAATTTTTTCAAACTGCTACAAATACAACCCTCCGCATCACGATGTGGTCACCAAGGCCAGGAGACTTCAG GGCGTGTTCGAGAAGAGGTTCGCGAAGATGCCAGACGAGCCCGTCGAGTTGATTTCGCCGGCGAGCGCCACATCTGCTAACAGTTCAGGTTTTAGCGGAAACAGCTTTGACAAATCCGACTCGGCGGAGGATCGTGCCACCCGACTCGCTGAGTTGCAAGAACAG CTTAAAACGGTTCACGGACAGCTGGCCGCACTCTCTGAAGCCCCTGTGATtaaaccaaagaagaagaaagagaaggacaaGAAAGAGGACCGCCAGCAATATAAAGACAGTACACATTCCAAATGTGCCTTAAATTCCAGCTCCAG GCAGTCATGGAAAGGCGATTTAGATGGCGAATGTCTGCCAATGACGTACGACGAGAAGCACCAATTGAGCCTTGACATTAACCGCTTGCCCGGCATGAAGCTGGGTCGCGTGGTGCACATCATTCAGACCCGAGAGCCTTCGGTATGCGACACCAACCAAGATGAAATCGAGATTGACTTTGAGAAACTGAGGCCGTCCACTCTGCGTGAGCTGGAGCGATACGTCAAGTTGTGTCTGTACAAGACATTTAAGAAATTTCAAA AGAAAAGCAGTCAAGATGCATCACATCATATCAACAGCAGCGCTTCCTCAGATTCTGTCATCAGCAGCTCCACTGACTCCAGTTCAGAAAACAGTGACTCGTAA